The window AGCTCTACTCTATTTGGAAAaaagtaatttttatttttgatcTATGGCATGTTAAATCAtattgccagtgtggtgtagtggttagagtgctggactaggaccagggagacctgagttcaaatccccattcagccatgatactagctgggtgactctgggccagtcacttctctctcagcctaacctacttcgcagggttgttgtgaggagaaacctaagtatgtagtacaccgctctgggctccttggaggaagagcggaatataaaatgtaaaaaataaataaaaataaaataaatattggataTTGTTTTATGCTGGTATTTTGCTGAGCTCACAGTAATTGCAAGCCAACTTTAGCAACAATGAGGAGTAGGTCAGGAGGCTAAAGGTGTGtgtcagagtgagtgagagagagtgagtgtgtgtattgGGATTTTTTGTAAACCATCTGTCATTTGAGCCACATTAAAAGAGGTTATTAAATTATTAGCTGTTATGGTCTGCTCTGCATTGAATTAGTATGACATCTATTTATTGTATACTGTTTTCATTATTGATAAATGTCCTTGGAATGTATGTATGGCCCATCAAAAATAATCATACTACATCATAAAACAGGTGTGTCAGAATCAGTGAGATGCCATTAGGTGGTATATGATGTCATAAAAAACACAGTGTGAGAGAATTTGCTTTACTTCAACAATTTTTGAATAACTGCTGGAGAAGTCTTTACTTCAGTTTAAAAGGAACTGAAAGCTGACTGTGAGCAACAGCTGATTGTCTCTAATCTCTCCCTGTGAGAGAATACTCTAGCTGTGAGATTAATTAACTTGCTTAGAGGTAACACAACAGTATTTCCTTACTTGTATCTCATTGCTCACACTTTTGTTGCAGTCTCAAAAGTGGTTTAAATGGTTGAACAGTTTAAACTGATTGAATCCAAAGAACTGTGGATCAAGTTTCATGTTGGGTGGCAGGGGGATTAAACGTGTGTTTCTTAAACAGCAGCCCCCTACCATGCCATATGGCAAACACCTTTTTTTTAGCTGACAGgacttttaaaagtaattacaAATTTTGTTATTTTACATGGAGGTCTGATGTTCaaagaaaaaagtttttttaaaaaattcccctgGGCATGCCCAAGTCTTGGGGATGGTTAAAGAAGCTCTTTGGATCCTGACATTTCCCCATAATGTCCTTTGGGCCTGTTCTTACaaccaaaagctgggtaggatgagtgtCCAGCCAGGATCCCAGACCCGTGCATACTCCCAGAATCCgtcatgtgtcagcaaaaatcaaggtaggagaacaGGAAAGTGATCATATGGTAGCttcaatctgggtaggacagcatggggcatgcttttcctccacccttgatacAGTGCTGGGTAAACGATGTTGGCTGGCTGATCCTCCTACCTGGATTTTTGCCAACATATGACTGGTTTTCAGGAGCACGCAGAAATCTGAGATCCTGGATGGATGCTCCTCCTGCCCAGCTTtgggttgtgagaatgggctttTTAAGTAAACCCTTTAGTCATGAGTTATGCATTATGAGCCTGCATTTCACAGGATCTAAAAAATTCActttaatttttgaaaaatgcagTGGTCTAACCTTCAGGGCTATGGACAAAGGTGTGAAAAACATTTAGAAATgttagtggtagaacatctgagAACATAAAAAATTAGGATTCTCTTTACTATTTCCTCATAGCCCTCAGTCTTCTTGTTTCTGTCCTTATAATCAATTACACTAACTTTACTCATGTTTTCCAACCTTCTTGTCTATCAATTCAAATTCTtgctaaaaaaaccaaacccaaatcaaataaaaaagaaTCGAAGTTCACCAAAAATCTACATTCAGCTATTTCAGTTATAGTATGTGACTTATACTATTCAGTtatgatgggtttttttttttaaactatcagAATAAATAACACAGAGAAAGTAAATTATTCCATGGGTGGGCTCTATATTAATGGATAGATGCAGGCATCAGGTCTGCAAAACTATTCTGAGGATTATATACTCTcaactttcatttttaaagaaagtAATGATCTAGCTTTCATTATTTTGGAAAGCAGCCTGTTTTTAACCTGAAAAATAGAAGGCACAGAATGCTCACATATTAATTCTAATTTCAGATCTTAATTCTAATTTCAGATCTCATTATTTTTAAGTCTGTCTTGTAATTTTGAGGCCATTTCCCATGATTCCAATCATTTGAGTATAGCAGTGTTAGGCTAGTCACCTCAGCTGATGGAATACATTTTATCAAATTTTCTGACTTACcttgaatttattttaaaacatgaaaCCAGATGCAGGGTAAAAAATACCTTAAGTTGAGAGGCTTTCATTTAGGCTTGAAGGCAGGCTTTCTCAGTCAAATACTGGGTGGGTTTACATAACTGCCTGTAAATAATTACAAAGTAGGTCTGAGAGGAACCAAAGGTTGCAGGGAGTGTGCAGTCCCATGGGACATGACATCTCTTAACTAGCCCAGGTCCAGTTCCCAATCCCAGTTACCCACTTCTGCCTTATATTTTACCAATTTTGTTCAAGCTAGCTTCAAAGCCTGGTTTCAGGTGGGTGCAGTAAGTTGGTAAAATCAAAGGCTGAAGTGGGTAACCAGGATTAGGAACCAAATTTGGATGGGTTCAGATGTCGTGCCCAAGAAGAATGTGCACTCCTCACAACCACCAGTTCCTGTCATACCTACTTTGTAAGTACTGTCAGGCAGGCAAGTAGTCAGCCTAAAAGTTTAGGGGTGGTACCAAAaatttggggggcggggtgagcttATCTGGCTCCTGTCACTTTGAAGTGCAAGAATCATTCAGTTTTGTATAAAGTATTTGGAAAAAAAATTAGGGGGGCAGCCCCAACCTAGCCCCCACTCCAGCTATGGGTCTGTGGATTTGTCTCCAATGGGAGGGAATTAACTTATTTCACCTCTTGCGTTGACTTAACATCATGCTGCCAGCATGGACAGGGTTGACTTTTGAGCAAACACCAGGTTTCCACTGCTTCATTGCTGTTCTATTTAATTTCTACCTTTGCACTAGTAGTGAACTGTCTGTGTAGGAGTCATATAATGACATTAACACTAGTACAATGGTAACACTATATCAATCTATTACGCCAGTGAAAAATGTTGTTCTGCCTGCATAAGGAATTTAGTAGTAATGCTGTCCTCACCTAGGGAGCATAACTTGACGATGGACTCATACTTCTAATATTTAATAAACAGTGCAATGTATTAGTTACTTAAAACATTGTATTAATTACTTAATACAAACTAGCTGTGATTCTCCAGTTCATGATACAATTTGAAGGATACAATTCCATGATACAATTTCTAGCATTTGGGCTAGAAATTGTATTTACTGACTTGTTCTGAACTTAtgtttttggattttaaaaaattaaggattGTAAATTTTTTTGGTGGTAATTTTAAGGATTGTTTTGCATTGGGGGGGTGACTGGCTCTTTAGTCCCCTCTAATTCTATAGTTCTAAATTGAGACTCTTATATTGAAAATATCTAATTTGTTAGCTTTCGTTTCATTGGATCATAGAACATCTTTAGAGATTGCTTTTTCTGGCAGTTGCTTATTATGACAGATCAGAAATTGGaaactaaaaataataaaatttaacaTGTATACACATGCTTGCTAGATTTGGGCCTtagccattttaaatatatagtCTGTAATTTGATATAATATACAGCATCTTCTCAGTGGGTGGCACTGAGCTCATGAATCTCATTGATGCAATTATGATTCCTTTTGAAGTCCAGCTTTTATTAGCTGTAGACTCGGTAGTGAGCCACTAAAAGTAATCTTGAtattttgtgtgatgatttgtgCCCATATATACAAGAGTTTCTCTCATTTGAAAGTCTGTGTGCTTGTGTAATTATGTAGATGACTGGAAGAGTTTAAATTATCTTATGAATTTGGAGTAAAATATAGACAGTCTGCATTTTGTGCTACAGAAAACCCATGGTATACAAATGCTTCTATTAATGTTTTGTTGGATTCTGTAGAAAGTGAAGGCTATTATATATCTACAACAGACAGCCATATTTTCCTTAATTCTCTTTTCAGAAACCAGTAAATACATTTCCATTTTCAATCCATGACAATAGACATTGCTTACTGAATGTAGGAGAATACTTAGATTCTGTAAGTATTCCATTTTACgcattcttttaattttttttgaaaaataaattgcTTCTTGTTGGTTCCTTCCTCAAAGATTCATTTAATCTCATACAAATGACcaattttgttctcccttttgtAGTAGCCCCCTTGCAGATTATATCAGAATGGAGTGAAAAAAGAATAGAAAGCATCCTTCTCTGGCCTGCCCTCCTTCCTCACCAGCACAGACACTGCCCTTTTCCCATTTGCTGCCTGCCCtgtgagagcagagctggtcttgtggtagcaagcatgacttgtccccttagctaagcagggtctgccctggttgcatatgaaagggagactagaagtgtgagcactataagatattcccctcgggggttggagcctctctgggaagagcagaaggtttcaggtttcctctctggcttcttcaagatagggctgagagagattcctgcctgcaaccttggagaagctgctgccagtgtgtgaagacaatactgagctagatggaccaatggtctgactcggtatatggcagtttcctgtgttcctgtgggtTGTGCCATAGTGGCAGTGTGGAGTGTGTATCCAGTGGTAGCAAACACTTTGCCAACTGACCTTTTGTCACTTCTGGGATACTGTTTGATGATGGAAGGGAGAGAGGTCACAAGAGAGAGTGCAGTGGCATCGCAGCAGCTACAAGAGTCCAGCCAgtgaaggagctgctgccaccttgTCCACTGATAAGGCAGCATGGAGTGTGTGTATACAGCAGTGGCAGCCCCTTTACCAGATGGTCTCTTGTTGCTGCTGTGATGCTGTGTGCTCTCTCTTACTCCAGCACCACTCAAACTGTGGTGTTGGAGGAGCAGCAGCGATAGGCTCATGCAGGCTTAGCGTATGTGTGACGGCCATGTACGTGCTGACGCCATATTCAGCACTTCATGTGCGTGCTGACGCCATGTTAGGGaacaatgctgcagctgcacatgGCCTTTGCAGTGCAGTGGACctacttacctgcttttaaagggaacttctCCCCATCCTGCCTGCATGAGCTATTTGTGCCCATCCCTATTCTATGCAGCAAGTACACTGCTTCTTAACCAGCCTGAAGCAATGTGCAGAAATATGCATCAAGAAGCCAAAGCAAACTGCATTCTCACAAGCTGAAAAAGTGTGTCATTgcctgcttacctgctctctgccccgctgaactggtttggctgtggGCACCTGAGTCAGTTgggcacttcccaaaggaggcaccaaaccggttcatgcataGAACCTGCTTTATAGAAGATGAGAATAAAATCTTCCAAAAAATAATTGCTTACAGACTATTAGTAAAGGTGCTCTCCCAgttattttaatactgcctttttccattgttctgtttCATAGTAGAGAATGTTATTAgctactttaaaaagaaaagaaagaatcaTCCTGAAATATATGTTTTCTAACTTCTTCTAGGGGCTAGGACTAAGGAAATTTCAACGAGAAAAGTGTCAACACTATTCGCAAAACATCCTTTTTTTGGCCCATGAACCTTTTCCAAGCAGTACTAGTAATCGTACCATTTATCAAACTTCATTTGTCCAGTATCCAAATACTGAGCAGCCCTTTCTGGGACGATTTCCCAGAAGTCACATAGAGAGGTCCATTGCTTTGACTCCTGCTGATAAGAATGATTGTATGTGGTTTTCAAAATTCTATGCTAGTCCTAATCATTTAGTTCCTGGTGAGCCTGATAGAAGTTCTCTCTCTGAGCCTAAGCAACTTTTACCTGCTGTATAGGCAACAGAATAAATGTCCATGTAAAATGGATACTAAAGCATATTCCAGACTGGATTTATAATAGGCTTTTTAAGATTAGCAAATATTACCTTAATGCTtattcctctctccccccacccccctgataTGAAATTATTTTAAGAATCTACATGGCATTAAAGTAATATGAATTGGATGAGTGGTTGCATGGTACATCTGGACCAGAATTCAAGGAAaatagaaatggaaagacactgtTCGATCAATCACTCTTAGAGCTAATCATAAGcttggaagaagtgagaagcaTATTGATGTCCTTCTTGCTGTAACACTTCCCCAGTCTACCCACATACAAAGCTATGTGTTTGGGTTGGGTAGCCAGGCCTCATCTGTTAACACATGGTTTCCAGATATTTAGCTGTGGAGACCTACCAATGAAATTTTGCGTCTTTTCCATGAGCAGAAAGAACTTAACCTTAACATTGCCAGGCATCCCTTATTTTACAGGAATATCCTTTATTATAGAATGTGAAAATGGTACAGATGGATGTCATATTGCAGAATATCCTATATCTGTAGCACTTTACAAGATATATACCAAATATCCagagcatttttatttttgacaGTTTTGGCCTGGCAGCTCTACATTAACCAATTCTGCTGACTGACTGCCGCTTGGTATCatctagcccctggtggcgcagtggtaaaactgccgccctgtaaccagaaggttgcaagttcgatcctgaccaaggggctcaaggttgactcagccttccatccttccgaggtcggtaaaatgagtacccagaatgttgggggcaatatgctaaatcattgtaaaccgcttagagagcttcggctatagagcggtatataaatgtaagtgctattgctatctaccCACAACACTCTGGAAATGATTAGTAGGTCATAGCCTGCTGTTTGGAAATCATTGCCTTCATCGCTAGTTGCCAGTGCTGCCTAGATTGCACACAGAAGAATCCTTCTTAGCACAGTGCAGTAGTTTTCTTGTTCAGGCATGCAGCCATTATCCAGCATTCACTTGGTTTAGGATTTCACACCTTTAGCCAAATCCTAAGGAGGGGTGCATCAACAATCACAGAAGGTCAACATCCACGGTCATAGAAATATATCAGAACATAGTTTCATTACATTGGTATCAGATGGATACATCTTTATTATCTGAATCCCAGTTAATATATTGTGCTTTCACTGCTTTGTAAAGATGGACCAAGAGATACTGTAAATAGTATGATAGCTTCTTCTTCTCCAATCCATAGAATTTTTTCTCCCACCAATACACAGTGGAAATGTCATGTCAAAATAAGTTATTGTGGACAGCTTCCAAAATAATTTAGTACATTTCTTCAGAAAACActgaaataatgatgatgatgattttatttgtAAAGGGCCCCCCTGTGGAGATGCTTGGGGTGCTGCTACATAACATTTtgaaacacaaaacaattaacGACATCATTAAACAGTAGCAAAGCCAAGAGCATGGCATCATTAAAAGAAAGTGATTTCTTATTTCAGGGCAAATAGAGGCAGCCTGTCTGTTGTAGAATCAAAATTTCCACAGCATTAGCCAACAATTTCATCCCCAAGCAGATTCCAAACCAAAGTGCACGCCAATCACATAATGTGTGAAGTACCCCATGCTGTTTGGCATACTCAAGAGGGCAATCTTGGTCCTCCTACAGAGggaagaaatgcatttttgctACATTCGTAATGTTTATCTGAGGTTTAATGTTACAAGTGAATATAGCAAAATGTACTTCTCTATGCTTTTCAGCAGCCAGAAAAGAGTCCAGATTTGTTAACTCTGTCTAGGTCTCTCTAATCCAGGTTTCTTACACAATTCCTCAATCCGATCCATTTAAATTTTTGTGGATTTCCGAGATCAGATTTTAAATCTCCTTACATTGAAAAGTAATTTGAGTTTTGGTCTTTGGAACTGATAAGTTCCCCATCCTGATTTTGCAAAAGAGCAGGAGGACCACAGACACTAGCATGGTATatgcctaggtggccagatttggctttaaaaaagccaaattctgtcttacggcccatttgacccacaagtataccccttaggttctggcaactctggactATGCTACTATAGCATGGTATACTATGTAATACCTGCATTGAATGAAAGTAAGGGCATCACTGACATAATAAGAGGACATGTCACCACCACTGTCATTATTACTCAATGCTCATAATACCAATACAGCTCCGCAGTACACATGGACCCACATATTCTGCAGTGCTACTACGGTGGAAGAAGGCCCCTGCCCTTGCAAAGTGGATGGAGAATAGCTGCACTGAAGCCTTGCTCTACAGCCCAGCATGGGCAAAAAGCAGGGGGAGCTATTTTCAATTCCCTCCCTTCAAAAGCCCCTTttgcttccaggaatatgtctctgagagctatgggcttctcagggacatattgaaTTATCAGAGGTTATTTAGAATTTAACTCTGAAATAAGGAGAATTGTACTGACAAATTGGTTTGGATTAAGAAAGAATCACAGAAAATAATGCCTGAGGTTTAGTATATATATTCCAGATATAAATACTTTCATTGCTAAAGCACAGCTCAAAAAAGAAGGTGcctctaagcatgtgcagaatgcctttTCCCCAAACTTAGCAATCATAATTAACTCTTACATACCTGCAATTAGAGAGGACTTTAGGATTGGATAGTGTAACTACCAAACAGGTTTGAGttcattgttttcattttaaaacaccAGAGTTTATTCTCTAGAATATCTCACGTATgtgtaatttattttaaatatctgtACCATGTTATCAGCACAAAGTGTGCAtaaaatgtgcttgcaaaaaagGTTTTTCTGATGAAAACGTCCAGCCCATTTTCATAAAGTGCTTTACTGTGGGAATAATGTGCTGATCtattataaaaatgcaataacTTCCAAAGCAGTTATATTTTGCCATTTCCTCCCCTGTAGATTTTTTGCAATATGTTTCCAGAAATACTTTATGCACTCTAACACAAAACAATATCTACAGCAGTAATAATAAATTAGATGCAGTGGGAATTCAGGCTTGTTCTTGTGTCCAAGGTGATATAGTGGAAAtcattcataatgaagaagaaagTAATTGTTATGCAGCATTTTTGTATTAAGCATGGCCCCAAATTATCCTGAGTATACAACAGAATGTTCTTGGGGCTTTGATACAACCAGTGTCTAATAAAATGCATGTGAATACCCCCTTATTTGCATAACTGAAATGCCTATAAATACAAGCCtttccctttttaaagtggtgccaAATCTCAATCCACTCTCTGAATATGTCCTAGCTTCACCATTAATCAAAAACACCCAGATCAATAAGCATGTAAAATCAATCGCTTTCTGATTCTAGTATGCAAATGCACTACGTATTGATGGATTTTTTTCCAGAATCTAAAATTATTGTGTTTCCTTTCTCTCAGTAGCTACTATGCCTTTTTATGTTAATATGttatgcacaactgcacaaatagTCTAAATACAAAATCAAATACTACTAGTTTAAAAGTATGTGTTAGCTGCTACCCTGgatctattttttaaaactattaattaattaattaataattaattaattattaatgcTAAGCTGGATGACATGTGTGTATTATATAAGGAATGAAACAATAATGTCCCAA of the Hemicordylus capensis ecotype Gifberg chromosome 3, rHemCap1.1.pri, whole genome shotgun sequence genome contains:
- the TEX36 gene encoding testis-expressed protein 36 isoform X4, with the translated sequence MQKQILNPEATRQVDSRLPLMYKLREKKPVNTFPFSIHDNRHCLLNVGEYLDSGLGLRKFQREKCQHYSQNILFLAHEPFPSSTSNRTIYQTSFVQYPNTEQPFLGRFPRSHIERSIALTPADKNDCMWFSKFYASPNHLVPGEPDRSSLSEPKQLLPAV
- the TEX36 gene encoding testis-expressed protein 36 isoform X1 gives rise to the protein MHYFQSLLVQGADWAAGRYAATPPDQFFSECWRGKCGGGGEFTQCEKLQIYPESLTATMQKQILNPEATRQVDSRLPLMYKLREKKPVNTFPFSIHDNRHCLLNVGEYLDSGLGLRKFQREKCQHYSQNILFLAHEPFPSSTSNRTIYQTSFVQYPNTEQPFLGRFPRSHIERSIALTPADKNDCMWFSKFYASPNHLVPGEPDRSSLSEPKQLLPAV
- the TEX36 gene encoding testis-expressed protein 36 isoform X2, with translation MPKGRRANPSTARDGAWFTQCEKLQIYPESLTATMQKQILNPEATRQVDSRLPLMYKLREKKPVNTFPFSIHDNRHCLLNVGEYLDSGLGLRKFQREKCQHYSQNILFLAHEPFPSSTSNRTIYQTSFVQYPNTEQPFLGRFPRSHIERSIALTPADKNDCMWFSKFYASPNHLVPGEPDRSSLSEPKQLLPAV
- the TEX36 gene encoding testis-expressed protein 36 isoform X3, which encodes MHYFQSLLVQGADWAAGRYAATPPDQFFTTMQKQILNPEATRQVDSRLPLMYKLREKKPVNTFPFSIHDNRHCLLNVGEYLDSGLGLRKFQREKCQHYSQNILFLAHEPFPSSTSNRTIYQTSFVQYPNTEQPFLGRFPRSHIERSIALTPADKNDCMWFSKFYASPNHLVPGEPDRSSLSEPKQLLPAV